A segment of the Asinibacterium sp. OR53 genome:
ATCCTACAGCTGTGCTGGTGCTGGCGGTATTGTTCGCTTTAACGGTAGTGCGGCCTTTCAGGCTGGCGGAATGGCTGATACTGCTGATGGGCACTTTGCTTCCTTTTTATTTTCTTTTTTCCTGGCTTTTTTTGAGCGACAGGCTGGCCGGTTACGGTAATTTTCTGCCCAGGATCAGGGTCGGCCTTCCCATTTCGCATTGGGATACCGACCTGGTGGTGAGCCTTGCTTACCTGGCCCTGTTATTCCTGACGGGTTTTTATTACTGGCAGGTAAGTATGGGGCGTATGGGCATCCAGATCAGGAAAAACTGGGGGGTAATGGTAGTGATGCTGCTGATCGTATTGCCCGTTCCGTTTGTCTTTAAAAATGCAGGAATAACTGCTTCTGTTATGAGCCTGGTGCCGTTGGCGGCCTTCAGTTCCAATGCATTTTCGGGGCCCAAGCGCCTGCTTTTTCCCAATTTCCTGTTTTGGTTAGCCATTGGGGTGATCATATACCATAATTGGCACCTGGTATAAAATTAGATACTCCTTAACGGGAGCCTTAACAGAAGAGGTCGTACCTTTGCACAACCAAATAAATGTACCCATCCATGAAATTCGGCGTTGTAGTATTCCCCGGTTCCAATTGTGACAGAGATATGCAGGATGCCCTGCAGCACGACCTGGGAAAGGAAGTGATCATGCTCTGGCATAAAGACAAGGACCTCAGTATGTTCACTACGGAAGATTGTATTGTGTTGCCAGGCGGGTTTTCCTATGGCGATTATCTCCGTTGCGGAGCCATTGCCCGATTCAGTCCCATGATGCAAAGCGTGATTGATTTTGCCAACAGGGGCGGGAAAGTATTGGGGGTATGTAACGGATTTCAGATACTCTGTGAAAGCGGACTGCTGCCGGGCGTATTGTTGCAAAATGCCAATCAGCAATTTGTTTGCAAGAACGTATTCATCAAACACCAGGATGAGCAGGCGTTGAAAATACCAATTGCGCACGGAGAAGGAAGATACTATGCCGATGAGGCAACCCTTGCCGCACTGGAAGCGAACAACCAGGTACTGTTCCGTTATTGTGATGAGAATGGTGCAATGAGTAACGCCAGTAACCCCAATGGGGCCATTAGGGATATTGCCGGTATCTGTAATCCAGGCAGGAATGTATTTGGTATGATGCCACACCCCGAAAGAGCTACTTCGCCGGCATTGGGTAATATCGATGGCAGGAAAGTATTTGAAATACTTGGATTGAACTGATAATATAAAAAGTTCCTTATGAAAAAAACGATTGCTACGTTTGTATTGAGTTTTATTGCTGTGATTTGTTTTGCACAAATGTCCAACCCGGTTAGCTGGACCTATGAAGCGAAGAAAAAATCAGCCGATACGTATGAAATCGTTGCTACTGCACAGGTAGCGCATCCCTGGCATATCTATTCTCAGAATACAGGGAAGGGCGGACCTATTCCAACGCAGTTCAGTTTTAAGAAGAACCCACTGGTTAGTTTGTCAGGCAAGCCTAAAGAAGTAGGTAAGTTGGAAAAGGTATACGACAACAACTTCAAAACAGATGTGTTGTTCTATTCCAACAAAGTACAGTTCGTGCAAACCATTAAAGTAAAAGGTGCTGCCAAGACGAACTTGAGCGGAACGGTAGAGTATATGGTGTGTGATGATAGCCAGTGCCTTCCTCCCACAAAAAAATCTTTCGAACTTAAGCTGCAATAATAATTTTACCTGTTGCGATGAAAAAACTATATACATCCTGTATTGCTGTTTTCGCATGCCTGCTGGTTACTGCACAGGCAACGGACAGCCTGCTGCATTGGAAAGTAACCGCTAAAAAAACAGGCGAAGGCTTGTATGAATTATCGGCAAAGACGACTATTCCTGCCGGATGGCTCCTGTATGGAAACAATAGTGATATAGAAGGATTGGAGACGGCTCCTTTTGCATTCTCCTATGAAAATGCCAAAGCACAGGGAGTAGCAGCTTTTGATCGAGCGCCTGAATTGGTGAAAGACCCTGTCTTTGACAACAAACAGGTGCGTGTTTTCAAAGACCATGTTGAAATAAGGCAGCAGGTAAAGATACAAGGGTATGTACCCGCCGTATTGAAGGGCACCATGAATGTTTATTTGCGCAAAGGAGATGAATTCAATACATCGGAACAGGCTTTTGAAACTGCATTGGAAGGAGGTGTAGCAGCAGCAAGTACAGCCGATACGAAGATACGGTTAGAGCAGGTAGACCTGCGGCATCCGCAAAAAGCTTGCGGTGAACAGAATCATATTGCGGATAACGGGTTGTGGACTGTTTTTTTCCTGGGGTTCATGGGCGGATTGATTGCTTTGTTAACACCCTGTGTGTTTCCCATGATACCGGTAACGGTTTCTTTCTTCACCAAGAAAGCGAATAATAAAAGGCAAGCCATCCGGAATGGTATATTGTATGGGTTCTTTATTTTCCTGATCTATGTATTGGCCAGCATTCCTTTTCATGTGCTCGGGAATGTGCAGCCAGAGATATTCAATAATATTTCTACCAACTCCTGGCTCAACATTATCTTCTTTATCATTTTCATCTTTTTCGCGCTTTCTTTCTTTGGCTTTTTTGAGATCAGTTTGCCCGGAAGCATCGCCAGCAAAGCCGATTCCAAGAGTGGATTGGGCAGCATCGGCGGTATATTCTTCATGGCACTTACACTGGCCATTGTTTCGTTCTCCTGTACAGGTCCGATCCTGGGCTCTTTGCTGGTGGGCTCTTTAAGCGGAGGTGCCTGGCAACTGACGGCCGGTCTTGCAGGCTTTGGCCTGGCGCTGGCATTGCCGTTCGGATTGTTTGCGATATTCCCCAACTGGTTGCAATCGCTGCCCAAATCGGGTGGCTGGCTCGATACGGTTAAAAAAGTATTGGCTTTTGCAGAAGTGGCGCTGGCATTCAAGTTTCTTTCCAATGCCGACCTGGTAATGCACTGGGGCTTACTCAAACGCGAAGTGTTCATTGGTATATGGATATTGACCGGGCTGGGACTTACGCTGTATCTTTTTGGTATACTTCGCCTGCCACATGATTATAAAGGAATGAAGATCGGCAGGGGCAGAAAAATAGCGGGGGTTATTGCATTAGTCTTTACCCTTTACCTGATACCCGGTGTTACCCAATCGAAATACGCGAACCTGAAATTCCTCAGTGGTTTTCCGCCCCCGTTGAGTTATAGCGTTTATGGCAAAGAAAATGTACACGGCAAAGGATTAGAAGCCAATGTGATGAACGATTATGCAAAAGCCCTGCAAATGGCCAGGGAACAACACAAACCATTGCTGATCGATTTCACCGGATGGGCCTGTGTGAATTGCCGTAAAATGGAAGAGAATGTATGGACGCAGCCCGATGTGTACAATTACATCAAAGAACATTATATACTGGTTTCACTTTATGTGGATGATAAAGAAAAACTGCCTGCTGAAAAACGGTTCACTTATCAAACAAAAGAAGGCGCTAACAAAGACATTGTATCAGTAGGCGATAAATGGGCAACCTTTCAAACAGAAAACTTCAACCAGTCTACCCAACCGCTTTATGTAGTACTCGATACAGATGAGAAACTGATCAATCATCCGGTAGGCTATACACCTGATGCGAAAGAATACCTCAGTTGGCTTAAATGTGGTAACGGGGATAAGTAATCAGAGAGCGATCTGTTTTTCCAACATCATTTTGCGCATGTTGATGAGGCCGTAACGCATGCGGCCTAATGCAGTGTTGATGCTGCAATTGGTGATTTGCGCGATCTCTTTGAAACTCATGTTGGCATAGTGGCGCAGGATGATGATCTCGCGCTGTTCTTCTGGTAAAAGGTCCAGCATGCGGCGTACTCGCTCGTGGCTTTGCCCGCGTACCAGTTTGCTATCAGGACCTTCCTCCGTGAGTTGCAGTACTTCAAAAATATCTTTATCGTCGCTGGTCCTGATGGCCGGCGTCCGTTTGATCTTCCTGAAATGATCCACGCAAAGGTTATGTGCAATACGCAAAGCCCAGGGAAGGAATTTGCCTTCTTCTGCGTATCTTTTGTTGCGAAGGGTATCGATGATCTTGATGAAAACATCCTGGAAAAGATCCTCTGCCAGGTAGCTGTCTTTCACAAAGAAAAGTATGGAAGTGAACACCTTTTCTTTGTAACGGTTCACGAGTGTTTCGAAGGAGCCAATATTGCCCTCCTCCTGGAAGGAAAGTATCAGTTCGGTATCAGACATGCAGTCCAAAGTTTTCATGATATGGGCATTTGAATGGGCGAAAAAAACAGTAGGATATTGGATATTAAAATTTTCCAACTTCAAAATAGGCATCTTTTCTACCTGCATTCCTTTTGTGGAAAAGATTGTTTTTAAGGGTAGTAGTTATGCACATTTTTAAAGATGTGTGGAACGGTTAGGAAAGCATCAGGAATGTTTTAATTTGCTAAATATTATGGCAACGAAAACAAAGGCGGCAGGCAGTAAATCATTGAACGGAGCAGACGACAGCATCATTGTAAAAGGTGCCAGGGTGCATAACCTCAAGAATGTAACCGTTGCATTTCCCAGGAATAAACTTATTGTGGTTACGGGTGTATCGGGCAGTGGTAAATCTTCACTGACCATCGATACGCTTTTTGCAGAAGGACAGCGCAGGTATGCCGAGAGCCTGAGCGCTTATGCGCGCCAGTTCATGGCCCGCATGGTGAAGCCTGATGTGGATTATATCAAGGGACTTTGTCCCGCTATTGCGATAGAACAGAAAGTGATCACCCGCACACCCCGCAGTACGGTAGGCAGCATGACGGAGATCTACGATTACCTGCGTTTGCTGTATGCCCGTGCGGGCAAAACCATTTCCCCCATCAGCGGGCGGGAAGTGAAGAAAGACGATGTAGCTGATGTGCTGGCTGCCATCACACAATTAAAAGCAGGATCGAAAGTGGTGATCCTGGTACCTTTCAAGCAGCATGCTAAAAGAGACCTGCGTGAAGAACTGAACATACTCATGCAAAAAGGTTTCTCCCGTATTTACATGCGCCATGCCGATGGTAAAGACAGCCAACTGTTGCGCATTGAAGAACTGCTGGAGCTGAACGACAAACAACTGAAAGCGCAATTATCGGCCCAGGCCATGGT
Coding sequences within it:
- the purQ gene encoding phosphoribosylformylglycinamidine synthase subunit PurQ produces the protein MKFGVVVFPGSNCDRDMQDALQHDLGKEVIMLWHKDKDLSMFTTEDCIVLPGGFSYGDYLRCGAIARFSPMMQSVIDFANRGGKVLGVCNGFQILCESGLLPGVLLQNANQQFVCKNVFIKHQDEQALKIPIAHGEGRYYADEATLAALEANNQVLFRYCDENGAMSNASNPNGAIRDIAGICNPGRNVFGMMPHPERATSPALGNIDGRKVFEILGLN
- a CDS encoding protein-disulfide reductase DsbD domain-containing protein is translated as MKKTIATFVLSFIAVICFAQMSNPVSWTYEAKKKSADTYEIVATAQVAHPWHIYSQNTGKGGPIPTQFSFKKNPLVSLSGKPKEVGKLEKVYDNNFKTDVLFYSNKVQFVQTIKVKGAAKTNLSGTVEYMVCDDSQCLPPTKKSFELKLQ
- a CDS encoding protein-disulfide reductase DsbD, whose translation is MKKLYTSCIAVFACLLVTAQATDSLLHWKVTAKKTGEGLYELSAKTTIPAGWLLYGNNSDIEGLETAPFAFSYENAKAQGVAAFDRAPELVKDPVFDNKQVRVFKDHVEIRQQVKIQGYVPAVLKGTMNVYLRKGDEFNTSEQAFETALEGGVAAASTADTKIRLEQVDLRHPQKACGEQNHIADNGLWTVFFLGFMGGLIALLTPCVFPMIPVTVSFFTKKANNKRQAIRNGILYGFFIFLIYVLASIPFHVLGNVQPEIFNNISTNSWLNIIFFIIFIFFALSFFGFFEISLPGSIASKADSKSGLGSIGGIFFMALTLAIVSFSCTGPILGSLLVGSLSGGAWQLTAGLAGFGLALALPFGLFAIFPNWLQSLPKSGGWLDTVKKVLAFAEVALAFKFLSNADLVMHWGLLKREVFIGIWILTGLGLTLYLFGILRLPHDYKGMKIGRGRKIAGVIALVFTLYLIPGVTQSKYANLKFLSGFPPPLSYSVYGKENVHGKGLEANVMNDYAKALQMAREQHKPLLIDFTGWACVNCRKMEENVWTQPDVYNYIKEHYILVSLYVDDKEKLPAEKRFTYQTKEGANKDIVSVGDKWATFQTENFNQSTQPLYVVLDTDEKLINHPVGYTPDAKEYLSWLKCGNGDK
- a CDS encoding RNA polymerase sigma factor, which produces MSDTELILSFQEEGNIGSFETLVNRYKEKVFTSILFFVKDSYLAEDLFQDVFIKIIDTLRNKRYAEEGKFLPWALRIAHNLCVDHFRKIKRTPAIRTSDDKDIFEVLQLTEEGPDSKLVRGQSHERVRRMLDLLPEEQREIIILRHYANMSFKEIAQITNCSINTALGRMRYGLINMRKMMLEKQIAL